The DNA segment ATCGTGTGTATTATCTCATCCTCGGAATTCGGTATGCTGCTGCGCGCGGCCTGGAGCACCTGCTTCACCTCGTTGAAGCTCACCTCCTGGTCCTGAGACATGACCGCTATGGCGGCGTGGTGATCCTGGCTTGATATGTGCATCCCGTGCACGCCGAGTGAAACGTAATTAATATTGGTTTGCGCCTTGTCTTCAGCGCTTTCTATGACTTCTCTTATGGATTCGACAGTTTGGGGAATATCTATGATGATTCCCTCTCTTATACCTTTGCAGGGCCTGGAATCATAGCCGAGAACTTTTATCTGCTCACCGACGACATCGCCTATCACGCATTTGATGTGTGACGACCCTATTTCAAGTCCGGCCCTGATGCTTTCACCTGTCATTTATTATTTTCAACTCCTTTATGAAATTTTATGATAGCACTTCGCATTTTTTTTGTAAATGGGCGCAAATCTATGTACTGGATCTTCCGGCCTTTTGAAGCGGCGTCTTTTATAACTTTGCCCACAGACTCCACTTTTTCCCGGACAAGTTCCCGTTCGGGGCTGCCGAATATAACCGCGCAATCGGCCATATTCATTTTAAGCGATTCCCCCTCCATTGAAAAAGAAATTATAGCCTCGTAGAACTTGTTTTCCGTATCCCTGATATCCTTTAAAAACGCCATGATCTCATCGCGCCTCCCGGATGCCGCCTCATTGTAATCGCTCCACAGCGGGATCTTGTATTTTTGTTCGGCGGCAGAAACGCTCCTGACGATCTTATTGTCCAGGGTGACTATAAATTTCCGGCCGTTCTCAATGAACATGGCCGCGGGAATACGCTCTTTGATCTTCACGATTATCTTTCCGGGAAAAATCCTTCTTATCTTCGCTCGGTCTATCCACTGTTCTTTCAGGAACAGATCCTCATCCAGTTTATAGCTGAAAATATTGGCTCCGGTTTTCATGTCTATGAGTTTCTTCACGTAATCTTCATTGAGCACCGACAATCCCCTTATCTCTATTTTCCTGACATTGAGCTTATCCCAGCCGCGCAAAAAATTGTAACAGAAATGCGCGGCCGTGCCCACGGCGAACAGGACAAACAGCGCGAAAAGAATTTTAAAGCCGGTGCCCTGTTTTTTCTTTTTGCGGGGGCGCTTCTTCATCTTTTGAGAGAATCCTTTATTATAGCCGTCACAGTTTCATCAAAGCTTATCCCGACAGCGGCGGCCGCCTCCGGCAAAAGGCTCGTCTCAGTCATTCCCGGAATAGTGTTTATTTCAAGAGCGTAAAAAATCCCTGCCCCGGACCTTATAAAATCCACACGGGCGGCGCCTTTTATGTCCAGAGCCCGACAGACTTTCAGAGTGTTCCTGCCCAGAGCGGCGGCGGCTTTTCTGTCTATCCGCGCCGGGACAATATGATCGCTCATGCCCGGAGCGTATTTGGCCTCGTAGTCGTAATATTTGTTTTTCGGCACTATTTCAAGCACGGGAAGGTCTTGCCCCGCGAGATATCCGACGGTAAACTCCCTGCCTTTTATGTATTTTTCCGCCACTATCTCGTCACCGCAGGCGAAAGCCTTATCCAGCGCCTTCTTTATGAGAGAACTTTTTGAAACAATAGACAACCCCTCGGAAGAACCTTCCGATGAAGGTTTTATAACGGCAGGCAGCAGAGGCGAAACAGCGCTGATTATATTTTCTTCGCCCCTGATAATCCGAATTCCGGGGGGCGTCTTTATACCCTGCGAGGCGAAAATAGTTTTGGCGAGGGCCTTATTCATGCAAATGGCGGATGCGAGCACGCCCGAGCCGCTGTAAGGCAGGGCCATTATTTCCAGCAGGCTCTGCAGACGGCCGTCTTCACCCCATAACCCGTGGCAGGCTATGAA comes from the Candidatus Omnitrophota bacterium genome and includes:
- a CDS encoding D-alanine--D-alanine ligase, giving the protein MKMKKHFAPALKNIKKIAVLAGLSKSEREISLKTASAVNAALKRLAFKSRIVDIGRGDMVSKIKSARADFYFIACHGLWGEDGRLQSLLEIMALPYSGSGVLASAICMNKALAKTIFASQGIKTPPGIRIIRGEENIISAVSPLLPAVIKPSSEGSSEGLSIVSKSSLIKKALDKAFACGDEIVAEKYIKGREFTVGYLAGQDLPVLEIVPKNKYYDYEAKYAPGMSDHIVPARIDRKAAAALGRNTLKVCRALDIKGAARVDFIRSGAGIFYALEINTIPGMTETSLLPEAAAAVGISFDETVTAIIKDSLKR
- a CDS encoding FtsQ-type POTRA domain-containing protein; its protein translation is MKKRPRKKKKQGTGFKILFALFVLFAVGTAAHFCYNFLRGWDKLNVRKIEIRGLSVLNEDYVKKLIDMKTGANIFSYKLDEDLFLKEQWIDRAKIRRIFPGKIIVKIKERIPAAMFIENGRKFIVTLDNKIVRSVSAAEQKYKIPLWSDYNEAASGRRDEIMAFLKDIRDTENKFYEAIISFSMEGESLKMNMADCAVIFGSPERELVREKVESVGKVIKDAASKGRKIQYIDLRPFTKKMRSAIIKFHKGVENNK